One region of Cyanobium sp. M30B3 genomic DNA includes:
- a CDS encoding cytochrome P450, whose translation MAPGNTAAATAAASPRPLPSTGAVTGVLEALAFFRDGDFARRRFEHFGNVYETRLLGQPLVFIRGGSAIQDLLAQPEATEGWWPASVKQLLGSRSLANRNGADHRARRRVVGQLFSAAALRRYSPGIVALVNELAAELAAAPAPLPLVERLRRFAFTVITEVVLGLEGADRDALFTDFEIWTRALFSIPLAIPGSPFARALAARQRLLARLGEVLERARQPTGQGLPLAGGLDLLSGGLDEAGLPLTDDDLVEQLLLLLFAGYETTASSLGCLLAALLQHPRELAWLQEELDALPWPPAPGEAATAYDAGAAPRLAAVVQEVMRLNPPVGGFFRRTTRELVLDGVAVPAGRVVQVALAASNRYRPEEAGKPDQTDDLEQFRPARHLGEGSDLTLLPFGGGERVCLGKALAELEIRLLAVGLLKQVRLQLAPDQDLSLQLVPSPSPRGGLLVTAAAWGV comes from the coding sequence CGGCAATGTGTACGAGACGCGGCTGCTGGGCCAGCCGCTGGTGTTCATCCGCGGCGGCTCAGCGATCCAGGATCTGCTGGCCCAGCCGGAGGCCACTGAGGGCTGGTGGCCCGCCAGCGTGAAACAGCTGCTGGGCAGCCGCTCGCTGGCCAACCGCAACGGCGCCGACCACCGGGCGCGGCGGCGGGTGGTGGGGCAGCTGTTTTCGGCGGCGGCGCTGCGCCGCTACAGCCCGGGCATCGTGGCGCTGGTGAACGAGCTGGCAGCAGAGCTGGCGGCGGCACCGGCGCCCCTGCCGCTGGTGGAGCGGCTGCGGCGCTTCGCGTTCACGGTGATCACCGAGGTGGTGCTGGGTCTGGAGGGGGCCGACCGCGACGCCCTGTTCACCGATTTCGAGATCTGGACCCGGGCACTGTTCTCCATCCCCCTGGCCATTCCGGGCAGCCCCTTCGCCCGGGCCCTGGCGGCGCGGCAGCGGCTGCTGGCCCGGCTGGGCGAGGTGCTGGAGCGGGCGCGCCAGCCCACCGGCCAGGGCCTGCCCCTGGCCGGTGGGCTGGATCTGCTCAGCGGCGGCCTGGACGAGGCCGGGCTGCCGCTCACCGATGACGACCTGGTGGAGCAACTGCTGCTGTTGCTGTTCGCCGGCTACGAGACCACCGCCTCCTCGCTGGGCTGCCTGCTGGCGGCGCTGCTGCAGCACCCCCGGGAGCTGGCCTGGCTGCAGGAGGAGCTGGACGCCCTGCCCTGGCCGCCAGCGCCCGGCGAGGCCGCCACCGCCTATGACGCCGGGGCCGCACCGCGGCTGGCGGCGGTGGTGCAGGAGGTGATGCGCCTCAACCCGCCGGTGGGCGGCTTCTTCCGGCGCACCACCCGGGAGCTGGTGCTCGATGGGGTGGCCGTGCCCGCGGGGCGGGTGGTGCAGGTGGCCCTGGCCGCCTCCAACCGCTACAGGCCAGAGGAAGCCGGGAAGCCGGATCAGACCGACGATCTGGAGCAGTTCCGGCCCGCACGCCATCTGGGCGAGGGCAGCGATCTCACCCTGCTGCCCTTCGGCGGCGGCGAGCGGGTGTGCCTGGGCAAGGCCCTGGCCGAACTGGAGATCCGGCTGCTGGCGGTGGGGCTGCTCAAACAGGTGCGGCTGCAGCTGGCCCCAGACCAGGACCTCAGCCTGCAGCTGGTGCCCAGCCCCAGTCCCCGCGGCGGCCTGCTGGTGACGGCTGCGGCATGGGGCGTCTGA